In Pseudoalteromonas xiamenensis, the following are encoded in one genomic region:
- a CDS encoding rhodanese-like domain-containing protein: MDQYIAFVGNHPVLSILWIVIAAMLVGSWFKSQFSKIRQINPQQLTLLVNRQEGQVIDIRAQKEFSAGHIAGAIHLNAEKAKQGELSSLENFKSKPIILVCNAGITASAVAEKCLKSGFEQVYVLSGGMGTWQGAGLPTSK; the protein is encoded by the coding sequence ATGGATCAATATATTGCATTCGTTGGTAACCACCCCGTTTTAAGTATTTTGTGGATAGTGATAGCGGCAATGCTGGTGGGTAGTTGGTTTAAAAGTCAGTTTTCAAAAATTAGACAAATCAACCCGCAACAACTTACTTTGCTCGTGAATCGTCAAGAAGGGCAAGTGATTGATATCCGCGCGCAGAAAGAGTTCAGTGCAGGTCACATTGCAGGTGCTATCCACTTAAACGCAGAAAAAGCGAAACAAGGGGAACTTTCTAGCCTTGAAAATTTCAAAAGCAAACCCATTATACTTGTGTGTAATGCTGGTATCACGGCTTCAGCTGTTGCTGAGAAATGTTTGAAATCAGGATTTGAGCAAGTTTATGTGTTGTCAGGTGGCATGGGTACTTGGCAAGGCGCGGGTTTACCGACCAGCAAATAA
- a CDS encoding Dyp-type peroxidase yields the protein MAQAQSGLCAEANLHGLHLFFNVLDGHDEAVRVQLPELLLLQEEFNDQFSESMISSFIAVGAQYWPHIYPEFIPSELRSFPHISHSEHSIHSQPFDLLLVIRSDREDVNHLFAQRVLQIFGSGVELVSQVRCFRFLDGRDFNGFVYGGDAPHGRLKRQVALVSSPNQPDDQGSYVHTTRVKFELAGWHRLDVSEQEQIMGRTRLDNQLILPPTPDSHATLSELKDENGLALLLNQSMPFGDVHVQGSLWLSCSAHGDGLALVLKKRFGDDECYDRWLDFTHSDMGAAFFAPSVQFLKSMAERLDVIE from the coding sequence ATGGCGCAAGCGCAATCAGGACTTTGTGCAGAGGCAAATCTGCATGGATTACATCTCTTTTTTAACGTGTTAGACGGTCATGATGAAGCAGTGCGTGTTCAGCTCCCGGAATTGTTGTTGTTGCAAGAAGAGTTTAATGATCAGTTTTCTGAGTCAATGATTAGTTCTTTTATTGCTGTCGGTGCGCAATATTGGCCACATATCTATCCTGAATTTATTCCATCTGAACTTCGAAGTTTTCCCCATATCAGCCATTCAGAACACAGTATTCATAGCCAACCGTTTGATTTACTTTTGGTGATTCGTTCCGATAGAGAAGATGTAAATCACCTTTTTGCACAGCGCGTACTACAAATATTTGGCTCAGGCGTTGAACTGGTATCTCAAGTTCGTTGTTTTCGATTTCTCGATGGACGAGATTTTAACGGTTTTGTGTATGGCGGTGACGCGCCTCATGGCCGTTTAAAGCGGCAAGTTGCTTTGGTTAGTAGTCCTAATCAACCAGATGATCAAGGCAGTTATGTGCACACCACGCGTGTAAAATTTGAATTGGCGGGTTGGCATCGTTTAGATGTGAGTGAACAAGAACAAATAATGGGTCGAACTCGGTTAGACAATCAATTGATCCTGCCCCCAACGCCTGATAGTCATGCGACGCTGAGTGAATTGAAAGATGAAAATGGTCTAGCTTTGTTACTAAATCAGAGTATGCCGTTTGGTGATGTTCACGTTCAGGGCAGTTTATGGCTGAGTTGCAGTGCGCATGGCGACGGTTTGGCACTCGTCCTGAAAAAACGATTCGGTGATGATGAATGTTACGACCGATGGCTAGATTTTACCCATAGTGATATGGGCGCTGCTTTTTTCGCGCCCTCTGTCCAGTTTTTGAAATCGATGGCTGAGCGATTAGACGTTATCGAATAG
- a CDS encoding methyltransferase domain-containing protein — MKNDRSFDTISSKFSKNIYGTNKGKIREAVLKRDLTEGVPWLGINTSMRILDVGGGQGQLALFLAAQGHHVTLIDISKEMLDVAMSNATQQNLQQNLTTVHGALQSIPDLALGQFDLVLCHAVLEWVVEQQKALTILKSCMQRDGLLSLMYYNRDAQRFANLVYGNFDYVQNDLKVKKKVSLNPNQPLDPKDVAAWLNDLNLSVLAKTGVRCINDYLRDPKKAENQFNELLAMELKFNRQDAYASLGRYTHLLCTAFNDNE; from the coding sequence ATGAAAAACGACAGAAGTTTTGACACTATTTCCTCTAAATTTTCGAAAAATATTTATGGCACGAATAAAGGCAAGATCCGTGAAGCGGTTCTAAAGCGGGATTTAACAGAAGGTGTACCTTGGCTTGGTATCAACACCTCTATGCGAATTTTAGATGTGGGTGGAGGACAGGGCCAACTTGCACTTTTTTTGGCAGCGCAGGGGCACCACGTTACGCTCATCGACATTTCCAAGGAGATGCTTGATGTTGCGATGAGTAATGCCACTCAACAAAACCTTCAGCAAAATCTCACAACTGTTCATGGGGCTTTGCAATCTATTCCTGATTTAGCTTTGGGCCAGTTTGACTTGGTTTTGTGTCACGCTGTTTTAGAGTGGGTAGTTGAGCAGCAGAAAGCCTTAACAATATTGAAAAGCTGTATGCAACGTGACGGACTTCTATCGCTGATGTACTACAATCGTGACGCACAGCGCTTTGCAAATTTAGTTTACGGTAACTTCGACTACGTACAAAACGATTTAAAGGTTAAAAAGAAAGTCAGTTTGAATCCAAATCAGCCGCTCGATCCGAAGGATGTTGCTGCGTGGTTAAACGATTTAAATTTATCCGTTCTGGCAAAGACTGGCGTGCGCTGCATAAATGATTATTTGAGAGATCCTAAAAAGGCGGAGAACCAGTTCAACGAACTACTTGCCATGGAGCTTAAATTTAACCGCCAAGATGCCTACGCATCGTTAGGACGATATACGCATCTACTTTGCACAGCATTTAACGATAATGAGTAA
- a CDS encoding S41 family peptidase has product MNTIPQANLRQAHTLVNTFFAILFVFLTLINPVFASITDVTLSEEESNEILFHIHAYYVEDLPISELSQNSLATLFEHLDPYSRYLDEGDLDAIFSTASGQYTGLGIEVEERESTLVITNTLSNSPASRAGLQKGDVLLFVNGQKVADKPLKYVSDMLRSAKKSTINLIVSRSQTNMEFALQREEISLDTVTSQLLPRGIGYVSIASFNNHTYHDVANHIKKLKSKYGRTLRGLILDLRDNPGGTLNSAVAISDLFLDSGLIVTTKGRFFDANQIYQAQRGDLLRGAPIAVLINENSASAAEILAGALQDNHRALIMGERSFGKGSVQSLIPLGEGKTALKLTTAKYFTPSGRSIDGIGIKPDVEMNKEVLSQLSKAVIMDRNNNQIKPEITNLLAKLDSHLLAEK; this is encoded by the coding sequence ATGAATACGATACCACAAGCAAATCTGCGCCAAGCACACACCTTAGTAAATACCTTTTTTGCTATTCTGTTTGTGTTTCTTACGCTGATAAATCCTGTATTCGCATCAATCACTGATGTCACGTTAAGTGAAGAAGAAAGTAACGAAATTCTGTTCCACATTCACGCTTATTACGTTGAGGACTTACCGATCAGTGAGCTAAGTCAAAACAGTTTAGCCACGTTGTTTGAACATTTAGACCCCTACTCAAGATATTTAGATGAAGGTGACCTAGACGCCATTTTTAGTACCGCAAGCGGCCAGTACACAGGACTTGGAATAGAAGTGGAAGAACGAGAGAGTACGCTGGTTATCACGAACACCTTGAGCAATTCACCCGCGAGCAGAGCTGGACTGCAAAAAGGTGATGTGTTGCTTTTCGTAAATGGCCAGAAAGTGGCTGACAAGCCATTAAAATACGTCTCTGATATGCTGCGTTCTGCGAAAAAATCGACTATCAATCTAATTGTGTCTCGCTCTCAAACCAACATGGAATTCGCTTTGCAACGAGAAGAGATTTCCTTAGATACCGTAACGAGCCAATTACTTCCACGCGGCATTGGTTATGTCTCTATTGCGAGTTTCAATAATCACACTTACCACGATGTTGCAAACCACATTAAGAAGCTTAAAAGTAAGTATGGGCGTACACTGCGTGGTTTGATTCTAGATCTCCGCGACAATCCCGGAGGTACATTAAACAGTGCTGTTGCAATCTCTGATCTGTTTTTAGATAGCGGACTCATTGTGACGACTAAAGGACGTTTCTTCGATGCAAATCAAATCTACCAAGCTCAACGAGGTGACCTACTTCGAGGTGCGCCTATCGCAGTTCTGATCAACGAAAACTCGGCATCGGCGGCAGAGATTCTCGCTGGCGCTTTGCAAGATAACCATCGGGCACTCATTATGGGCGAAAGGTCTTTCGGTAAAGGTTCGGTACAGTCGCTTATTCCCCTTGGAGAAGGAAAAACAGCGCTCAAGTTGACCACCGCAAAATACTTCACACCATCCGGCCGCTCTATTGATGGAATTGGTATCAAACCAGATGTAGAGATGAATAAAGAGGTACTTTCACAATTGAGTAAAGCCGTTATAATGGACCGTAACAATAATCAAATAAAGCCTGAGATAACGAATCTTCTCGCAAAATTGGATTCACATTTACTGGCTGAAAAATAA
- the mdh gene encoding malate dehydrogenase, with translation MKVAVLGAAGGIGQALSLLLKTGLPAGSELALYDVAPVVPGVAVDLSHIPTAVKVTGHGKDDLDSALVDADIVLVPAGMPRKPGMDRSDLFNVNASIVKALAEGMVKNCPKALVGIITNPVNGTVPIVAEVFKKAGVYDAARIFGVTTLDVIRSEAFVAELKGLDVANVKVPVIGGHSGTTILPLLSQVEGVEFTEEEVAALTPRIQNAGTEVVNAKAGGGSATLSMGAAAARFCFSLVKGLQGEANVVDYAYVAVENGDAPYFAHPVRLGKNGVEEILSYGQLSAFEEKAKNDMLETLNKDIQEGIDFMA, from the coding sequence ATGAAAGTTGCTGTTTTAGGTGCTGCCGGTGGTATCGGCCAAGCTCTATCTCTACTACTAAAAACTGGTTTACCAGCAGGTTCTGAGCTAGCGCTTTACGACGTAGCGCCAGTTGTACCTGGTGTTGCTGTTGATTTGTCTCACATCCCTACAGCAGTGAAAGTGACAGGTCATGGTAAAGATGATCTTGACTCAGCGCTTGTCGATGCGGATATCGTTTTAGTTCCTGCAGGTATGCCACGTAAGCCAGGTATGGATCGCTCTGATCTATTCAATGTAAACGCGAGCATCGTAAAAGCGTTAGCGGAAGGCATGGTTAAAAACTGCCCTAAAGCACTAGTAGGTATCATCACTAACCCAGTAAATGGCACTGTGCCAATCGTTGCTGAAGTATTCAAAAAGGCTGGCGTTTACGATGCAGCACGTATCTTCGGTGTTACAACGCTAGACGTGATCCGTTCAGAAGCGTTCGTTGCTGAACTTAAAGGTCTAGATGTTGCAAACGTTAAAGTACCTGTGATCGGTGGTCACTCAGGCACAACAATTCTTCCTCTACTTTCACAAGTTGAAGGTGTAGAGTTCACTGAAGAAGAAGTTGCAGCGCTTACTCCACGTATCCAAAACGCGGGTACTGAAGTAGTTAACGCGAAAGCGGGTGGCGGTTCAGCAACACTTTCAATGGGTGCAGCGGCAGCTCGTTTCTGCTTCTCATTAGTTAAAGGTCTTCAAGGCGAAGCAAACGTTGTTGACTACGCATACGTTGCAGTTGAAAACGGCGATGCACCTTACTTTGCACACCCAGTACGCCTTGGCAAAAATGGTGTTGAAGAGATCCTTTCTTACGGTCAATTAAGCGCATTCGAAGAGAAAGCGAAAAACGACATGTTAGAAACACTAAACAAAGATATCCAAGAAGGTATCGATTTCATGGCGTAA
- a CDS encoding Nif3-like dinuclear metal center hexameric protein: MKRTKLINHLTELLKPFQISDYCPNGLQVEGKSEIKKIVTGVTASHALIDAAIERGADAILVHHGYFWKGEDQTITGMKKRRIQRLLAHDINLIAYHLPLDVHPELGNNAQLGALLGLDIERPLEPWNKSSVAVKGKLATPMSVEDFAILIENKLGRAPLVNAAGDHLIKTVAWCTGGGQSFIDLAASQGIDAYLTGEASEQTIHSSNEQSIHFFAAGHHATERYGVKALGEYLATQFDLEVEFIDIHNPV, translated from the coding sequence ATGAAACGTACAAAATTAATTAACCATCTCACTGAATTGCTCAAGCCTTTTCAAATTAGTGACTATTGTCCGAATGGCCTACAAGTCGAAGGTAAGTCTGAAATAAAGAAAATCGTGACTGGCGTTACCGCGAGTCACGCACTAATCGATGCTGCTATTGAACGTGGTGCTGATGCAATTTTGGTTCATCACGGATATTTCTGGAAAGGTGAAGATCAGACAATCACGGGCATGAAAAAACGTCGTATTCAGCGCTTGCTTGCACACGATATTAACTTAATTGCCTATCACCTCCCCTTAGATGTACATCCTGAACTTGGCAACAACGCACAACTCGGCGCATTGTTAGGCTTAGATATTGAACGCCCTCTTGAACCATGGAATAAATCGAGCGTCGCAGTAAAAGGCAAACTTGCTACACCGATGTCGGTCGAAGATTTTGCGATTTTGATTGAGAACAAATTGGGTCGAGCTCCTCTTGTTAACGCCGCGGGTGACCATTTAATCAAGACGGTTGCTTGGTGTACGGGTGGCGGACAAAGTTTTATAGATTTAGCCGCAAGCCAAGGTATTGATGCTTATCTTACTGGTGAAGCATCTGAGCAAACTATCCATTCATCCAATGAACAGAGCATTCACTTTTTCGCCGCGGGACACCATGCAACAGAGCGATATGGCGTGAAAGCATTAGGTGAATACCTTGCGACACAATTTGACCTAGAGGTTGAATTTATTGATATCCACAATCCGGTGTGA
- a CDS encoding murein hydrolase activator EnvC family protein produces the protein MTENRQQQQILEEEQNRLSKQRRQLSAILAKQLQSAYINGAHDYSKMLLNQENASTLERMIVYYEYLNNARTSQLDALKEIVAKIDQNKTRLLQKQSQLADLSNEQQRRLDGLKVAQAEQVEKSKALQSTLNATKTAIAYLRDNEKTLRDTLAQLQTVKAQTAQSQEMVGLNNAKGKLPWPVTGRIGNRFGAKKHTGLNWNGVLIQANEGSNVTSIRQGQVVFADWLNGYGWVIVVDHGEGFMSLYGHAQTLLRDVGDLVQSGEPIAKVGQSGGQQNPGLYFEIRHKGRAVNPIEWCRKS, from the coding sequence ATGACGGAGAATCGCCAGCAACAGCAAATATTGGAAGAAGAACAAAACCGCTTATCCAAACAGCGCCGCCAACTCTCAGCTATTCTCGCCAAACAACTGCAAAGTGCCTACATCAATGGTGCTCACGACTATTCCAAGATGCTGTTAAACCAAGAGAATGCGTCGACTTTGGAACGAATGATTGTGTACTACGAATACCTAAATAATGCTCGAACTTCGCAACTCGATGCATTAAAAGAGATAGTCGCAAAAATAGACCAAAACAAAACGCGTTTATTGCAAAAGCAGTCTCAGCTGGCTGATTTATCTAACGAACAGCAAAGAAGGTTAGACGGGCTTAAAGTCGCACAAGCTGAACAGGTTGAAAAATCAAAAGCACTGCAAAGCACCTTAAATGCGACAAAAACGGCCATTGCATACCTTCGCGACAATGAAAAAACACTTCGTGACACGTTGGCTCAATTGCAAACAGTCAAAGCCCAAACCGCGCAATCTCAAGAAATGGTCGGCCTCAATAACGCCAAAGGAAAATTACCTTGGCCAGTAACAGGCCGAATCGGAAACCGTTTTGGTGCGAAAAAACACACTGGCCTTAACTGGAATGGTGTTCTGATCCAAGCAAATGAAGGAAGTAACGTCACCAGTATTCGACAAGGTCAGGTGGTTTTTGCCGATTGGTTAAATGGTTATGGGTGGGTCATCGTGGTCGACCATGGTGAAGGGTTTATGAGCCTCTATGGTCATGCACAAACACTACTGCGAGATGTTGGCGACCTTGTGCAAAGCGGTGAACCGATTGCTAAAGTTGGTCAAAGCGGCGGACAGCAAAATCCTGGTCTATACTTCGAAATACGGCATAAGGGACGCGCTGTAAATCCTATCGAATGGTGCAGAAAATCGTAA
- the argR gene encoding transcriptional regulator ArgR: MQPQEKQEALVKAFKALLKEENLSSQGEIVDALKDQGFDNISQSKVSRMLSKFGAVRTRNAKQEMVYCLPVEMGVPTAKSPLRQLVLDIMHNEMMIIIRTSPGAAQLIARLLDSLGKADGVLGTIAGDDTIFIAPAKVSEIDLTLDRVRTLFDNV, encoded by the coding sequence ATGCAACCTCAAGAAAAACAAGAAGCACTAGTAAAAGCATTCAAGGCATTGTTAAAAGAAGAAAACCTTTCTTCGCAAGGCGAGATTGTCGATGCGCTCAAAGATCAAGGTTTCGATAACATAAGCCAAAGCAAAGTATCTAGAATGCTGAGCAAATTTGGGGCCGTTCGCACTCGTAATGCTAAACAAGAAATGGTCTACTGTTTACCTGTAGAAATGGGCGTACCGACCGCGAAAAGCCCACTTAGACAACTTGTCTTAGATATCATGCACAATGAGATGATGATAATCATTCGAACAAGCCCTGGCGCTGCACAACTTATCGCTCGCTTGCTCGATTCTCTTGGCAAAGCAGATGGAGTACTTGGTACGATTGCCGGTGATGACACTATCTTCATTGCACCAGCAAAAGTGTCAGAAATTGATTTAACGTTAGACCGAGTTCGTACGCTATTCGATAACGTCTAA
- a CDS encoding DUF2987 domain-containing protein encodes MKGLSILIYMLVLITTPVSMASERSSDYAKLNSILSLLKAVKSPYLSGKAQLEIKNETIQLDDVKIWFTKDGNLLSEVKIGADATLDLPVYEDAKNIKMHVNQEKDDVSISLSTKIKELDVTEIAYNDLFVLLDDINSFMDGMAGGMSFMVPTMDAIKFKFASDATIEVLSAKQVYRFQTNKEHEISIDVSKKLRKENPMVRFSQLPTTMSPED; translated from the coding sequence GTGAAAGGATTATCGATATTAATTTATATGCTGGTTTTAATTACGACGCCTGTCTCGATGGCTTCAGAGCGTTCATCAGACTATGCCAAGCTAAACTCGATATTGAGCCTGTTAAAAGCAGTTAAATCGCCGTATCTATCTGGCAAAGCACAACTTGAGATTAAGAATGAGACCATCCAGCTCGACGACGTCAAAATATGGTTCACAAAAGATGGGAACCTATTGTCAGAAGTAAAAATAGGTGCGGATGCAACATTAGATTTGCCAGTTTATGAAGATGCTAAAAACATCAAGATGCACGTCAATCAAGAGAAAGACGATGTCTCCATCTCGTTGAGTACCAAAATCAAAGAACTCGATGTGACAGAAATTGCCTACAATGATTTGTTTGTGTTGTTGGACGATATCAACTCATTTATGGACGGTATGGCAGGGGGGATGAGTTTCATGGTCCCCACAATGGATGCAATTAAATTTAAGTTTGCGTCTGATGCAACAATAGAAGTGTTGTCAGCTAAACAGGTTTATCGTTTTCAGACCAATAAAGAGCACGAAATTTCCATTGATGTATCGAAGAAGCTGAGGAAAGAAAATCCGATGGTAAGGTTTAGTCAGTTACCGACCACAATGTCACCAGAAGATTAA
- a CDS encoding GNAT family N-acetyltransferase, whose amino-acid sequence MKITPSARLMYRMITPDDAQLLFELDQDPSVMQYLNGGIPTSMEDIHNRFLPRIASFHNEEKGWGLWHVATKEEHEFIGWILVRPMFYFTEERDDTDMELGWRFKQTTWGQGYATEAALHVATHIEKLNELKSFSAVAAVDNIGSIAVMKKLGMHFVKQDIHTDPTWQTEVVYYTKPLID is encoded by the coding sequence ATGAAAATTACACCTTCCGCGCGTCTCATGTATCGAATGATCACCCCAGATGATGCACAGCTTCTGTTTGAGTTGGACCAAGACCCTTCGGTGATGCAATACCTAAATGGTGGGATACCAACCTCCATGGAAGATATTCACAATCGCTTTTTACCAAGAATTGCGTCATTTCATAATGAAGAAAAAGGCTGGGGTCTTTGGCATGTTGCGACCAAAGAAGAGCATGAATTTATTGGTTGGATTTTGGTTCGTCCAATGTTCTATTTCACTGAAGAACGAGACGACACCGACATGGAACTTGGCTGGCGTTTTAAACAAACGACTTGGGGGCAAGGTTACGCTACTGAAGCGGCTTTGCACGTCGCGACCCATATTGAAAAATTAAATGAATTAAAGTCATTTAGCGCTGTCGCAGCAGTAGATAACATCGGTTCCATTGCAGTCATGAAGAAGCTAGGCATGCATTTTGTTAAGCAAGACATACATACCGATCCAACTTGGCAAACAGAAGTGGTGTACTACACCAAACCTTTAATCGATTAG
- the grxC gene encoding glutaredoxin 3, translating into MSNVVIYTKDYCPYCHRAKALLDSKGVQYTEFDIGQQPQLRDEMIAKANGRTTVPQIFINESHIGGCDDMMALEAQGKLNSLLSA; encoded by the coding sequence ATGAGTAACGTTGTCATTTATACCAAAGACTACTGTCCGTACTGCCATCGCGCTAAAGCTTTGCTTGATAGCAAAGGGGTACAGTATACTGAATTTGACATTGGCCAACAGCCGCAATTAAGAGATGAAATGATTGCAAAAGCGAATGGCCGTACAACGGTGCCACAGATTTTTATCAATGAGTCGCATATCGGCGGTTGTGATGACATGATGGCATTGGAAGCTCAGGGCAAACTTAA
- a CDS encoding tRNA-uridine aminocarboxypropyltransferase: MNNSVLQLRQVLLANATRPFNARGGRLIRCETCLLATSLCICSSRLFAHDCQSAVLMLMSHNEPFKPSNTGRLIADIVPDNYAFKWSRTEPEDALLALLADPSYQPILVFPAEEADGRQIIESVQREENKKPLYVFLDGTWREAKRMFRRSPYLDNLPVLSITPKALSDYRLRVAPFENQLGTVEVATIVLAQNGEAQAAENLQAHFLDFRSAYLKGKNRKVD, from the coding sequence ATGAACAATTCGGTACTTCAACTTAGGCAAGTTTTGTTGGCCAATGCGACTCGACCTTTCAATGCGAGAGGTGGTCGTCTTATCCGTTGTGAAACATGTTTACTTGCTACCTCTTTGTGCATCTGTTCATCACGTCTTTTTGCTCACGATTGTCAAAGTGCGGTGCTGATGTTGATGTCTCACAATGAGCCGTTCAAACCTTCTAACACCGGGCGGCTGATAGCCGATATTGTACCAGACAATTACGCGTTTAAATGGAGTCGCACAGAGCCGGAAGACGCACTACTTGCTTTGTTAGCGGATCCAAGTTATCAACCAATCCTTGTTTTTCCGGCAGAAGAAGCGGATGGACGGCAGATCATCGAATCCGTGCAGCGTGAAGAAAACAAAAAACCACTGTATGTCTTTTTAGATGGTACTTGGCGGGAAGCAAAACGGATGTTTAGACGAAGTCCCTATCTAGACAATTTACCTGTGCTATCAATCACGCCAAAAGCGCTCTCTGATTATCGTTTGCGGGTCGCACCATTTGAAAATCAGTTGGGTACTGTTGAAGTGGCAACAATTGTATTAGCGCAAAATGGTGAGGCGCAAGCTGCAGAAAATCTACAAGCACATTTTCTTGACTTTAGAAGTGCTTATTTAAAAGGTAAAAACCGAAAAGTGGATTAA
- a CDS encoding divergent polysaccharide deacetylase family protein, protein MLTNKITSYLLGIALFLLPCAVAQAARIAIVIDDIGYHQRDMDLLNLPGTLTYSILPHTPYSQRFAFKASQQGKELLLHVPMESTNDKLLGPGGLTSDMGRLELQSTLGHALASLPQVKGVNNHMGSRLTQETEPMRWTMEILKKRGLFFLDSRTTVQTQAQHVANLVGVMNISRNVFLDNDLNEEAMLVQLEELKRIATQNQFAVAIAHPYPETQSFLMAQLPLLSAQGFELVPVSQLVENKYIQLADKAPETPNTVSHLTVTP, encoded by the coding sequence GTGCTAACAAATAAAATAACGTCTTACCTACTTGGTATCGCACTTTTCTTGCTGCCTTGTGCCGTTGCTCAGGCAGCAAGGATTGCCATTGTCATCGATGATATAGGCTATCATCAACGCGATATGGATTTGCTGAATCTACCCGGCACGCTCACCTATTCCATTTTACCGCACACGCCATATTCTCAGCGCTTTGCTTTCAAAGCGAGTCAACAAGGTAAAGAATTGCTGCTCCATGTTCCGATGGAATCGACCAATGACAAGCTATTAGGGCCTGGCGGCCTGACTTCTGATATGGGACGACTCGAGTTACAAAGTACGTTAGGCCATGCTCTTGCAAGCTTACCGCAGGTAAAAGGTGTGAATAATCATATGGGTTCAAGATTAACTCAAGAAACTGAGCCGATGCGTTGGACCATGGAAATTTTGAAAAAACGAGGCTTATTTTTTCTCGATAGTCGCACGACCGTGCAAACGCAAGCTCAACACGTTGCCAATTTAGTGGGTGTGATGAACATTTCACGCAACGTGTTTCTCGATAATGATCTCAACGAGGAAGCAATGTTAGTGCAGTTAGAGGAACTAAAACGTATTGCGACTCAGAACCAGTTTGCCGTGGCAATTGCACACCCTTATCCTGAAACTCAATCATTTTTAATGGCGCAGTTGCCATTGCTAAGCGCACAAGGATTTGAATTAGTACCCGTTTCTCAATTAGTGGAAAACAAATACATTCAACTTGCTGACAAAGCGCCAGAAACGCCGAACACGGTCAGTCACCTGACCGTAACACCGTAA
- a CDS encoding CBS domain-containing protein — protein sequence MLKYVSDLMTPDPLCISQTDSLKVAHDLMREKNIRHIPIIDDQGQLQGMLTQKIMIANVMKILATYGQLALERKEKQQKAQEVMATDFVAVRPDEKLKDVATYFVKNRHGCLPVVTEDGKLQGIITSSDFVRLAAALLGSEG from the coding sequence ATGTTAAAATACGTCTCTGACCTCATGACACCAGATCCACTTTGCATTAGCCAAACGGATTCGTTAAAAGTCGCACACGATCTAATGCGTGAAAAAAACATCCGCCATATTCCAATTATTGATGACCAAGGTCAGTTGCAAGGTATGTTGACCCAAAAAATCATGATTGCAAACGTCATGAAAATACTGGCAACTTACGGCCAACTCGCTCTCGAACGAAAAGAAAAACAACAAAAGGCTCAAGAAGTCATGGCAACTGATTTCGTCGCAGTACGCCCTGACGAAAAACTAAAAGACGTGGCAACTTATTTCGTTAAAAACCGTCATGGTTGTTTGCCTGTTGTTACTGAAGATGGCAAATTGCAGGGTATTATCACCTCATCTGATTTTGTTCGTTTGGCTGCAGCACTACTTGGCAGTGAAGGCTAA